Proteins encoded by one window of Arachis ipaensis cultivar K30076 chromosome B04, Araip1.1, whole genome shotgun sequence:
- the LOC107638460 gene encoding uncharacterized protein LOC107638460 isoform X1: protein MVARLSDRPHKNIFFPLLFSAQFAILTYDSPSSPSPSHRSPSTLIVTTALTIALLRRSALIVAAPPSPSSSPSFSSSSSLCSIVSEEYTCVAEADFPIKVEDFFRKTPFLRRPAVCAATCVLPLCFCVTCSFRSCRPELLRSASLRQRPRRKNLRHSSRGRTSVTCNCQCRQRELQPRTPRSHHPSTAAWVLLNYSKNKHSRKLRK from the exons ATGGTTGCACGGTTGTCTGACAGaccacataaaaatatttttttccctCTTCTCTTTAGCGCTCAATTTGCCATTCTCACCTACGACTCACCATCATCACCCTCTCCTTCTCACCGTTCGCCATCGACACTCATTGTCACCACTGCACTGACCATCGCTCTTCTTCGCCGTTCTGCACTAATCGTCGCTGCGCCGCCCTCGCCATCGTCATCTCCGTCCTTCTCATCATCGTCTTCTCTGTGCTCAATAg TCTCAGAAGAATACACATGTGTTGCAGAAGCTGATTTTCCG ATAAAGGTTGAAGACTTCTTTAG AAAAACCCCCTTTCTTCGCCGCCCCGCCGTGTGCGCAGCAACCTGCGTTCTACCGCTCTGTTTTTGCGTGACGTGTAGCTTCCGTTCCTGCCGGCCGGAACTGTTGCGCTCCGCCTCCTTGCGCCAACGCCCTCGCCGGAAGAACCTCCGTCACTCCTCACGCGGCCGAACATCCGTGACCTGCAACTGTCAATGTCGTCAACGTGAGTTGCAGCCCCGAACCCCGCGCTCGCATCATCCTAGCACTGCTGCCTGGGTCTTGTTGAATTACTCGAAGAATAAACATTCACGAAAACTGAGAAAGTGA
- the LOC107638460 gene encoding uncharacterized protein LOC107638460 isoform X2, with the protein MVARLSDRPHKNIFFPLLFSAQFAILTYDSPSSPSPSHRSPSTLIVTTALTIALLRRSALIVAAPPSPSSSPSFSSSSSLCSIVSEEYTCVAEADFPIKVEDFFRYFFSDDAVNFNESLHKRCGDKEKPPFFAAPPCAQQPAFYRSVFA; encoded by the exons ATGGTTGCACGGTTGTCTGACAGaccacataaaaatatttttttccctCTTCTCTTTAGCGCTCAATTTGCCATTCTCACCTACGACTCACCATCATCACCCTCTCCTTCTCACCGTTCGCCATCGACACTCATTGTCACCACTGCACTGACCATCGCTCTTCTTCGCCGTTCTGCACTAATCGTCGCTGCGCCGCCCTCGCCATCGTCATCTCCGTCCTTCTCATCATCGTCTTCTCTGTGCTCAATAg TCTCAGAAGAATACACATGTGTTGCAGAAGCTGATTTTCCG ATAAAGGTTGAAGACTTCTTTAGGTACTTTTTCTCAGATGATGCTGTAAACTTTAATGAGTCTCTCCATAAAAGATGTGGTGATAAAG AAAAACCCCCTTTCTTCGCCGCCCCGCCGTGTGCGCAGCAACCTGCGTTCTACCGCTCTGTTTTTGCGTGA
- the LOC107638460 gene encoding uncharacterized protein LOC107638460 isoform X6 — MVARLSDRPHKNIFFPLLFSAQFAILTYDSPSSPSPSHRSPSTLIVTTALTIALLRRSALIVAAPPSPSSSPSFSSSSSLCSIVSEEYTCVAEADFPIKVEDFFRRQLLIPEFECNEKSISSYGWY; from the exons ATGGTTGCACGGTTGTCTGACAGaccacataaaaatatttttttccctCTTCTCTTTAGCGCTCAATTTGCCATTCTCACCTACGACTCACCATCATCACCCTCTCCTTCTCACCGTTCGCCATCGACACTCATTGTCACCACTGCACTGACCATCGCTCTTCTTCGCCGTTCTGCACTAATCGTCGCTGCGCCGCCCTCGCCATCGTCATCTCCGTCCTTCTCATCATCGTCTTCTCTGTGCTCAATAg TCTCAGAAGAATACACATGTGTTGCAGAAGCTGATTTTCCG ATAAAGGTTGAAGACTTCTTTAG AAGACAGCTACTAATACCAGAATTTGAGTGCAATGAAAAGTCTATTTCTTCATATGGTTGGTATTGA
- the LOC107638460 gene encoding uncharacterized protein LOC107638460 isoform X5, translating to MVARLSDRPHKNIFFPLLFSAQFAILTYDSPSSPSPSHRSPSTLIVTTALTIALLRRSALIVAAPPSPSSSPSFSSSSSLCSIVSEEYTCVAEADFPIKVEDFFRYFFSDDAVNFNESLHKRCGDKDSY from the exons ATGGTTGCACGGTTGTCTGACAGaccacataaaaatatttttttccctCTTCTCTTTAGCGCTCAATTTGCCATTCTCACCTACGACTCACCATCATCACCCTCTCCTTCTCACCGTTCGCCATCGACACTCATTGTCACCACTGCACTGACCATCGCTCTTCTTCGCCGTTCTGCACTAATCGTCGCTGCGCCGCCCTCGCCATCGTCATCTCCGTCCTTCTCATCATCGTCTTCTCTGTGCTCAATAg TCTCAGAAGAATACACATGTGTTGCAGAAGCTGATTTTCCG ATAAAGGTTGAAGACTTCTTTAGGTACTTTTTCTCAGATGATGCTGTAAACTTTAATGAGTCTCTCCATAAAAGATGTGGTGATAAAG ACAGCTACTAA
- the LOC107638460 gene encoding uncharacterized protein LOC107638460 isoform X4 yields the protein MVARLSDRPHKNIFFPLLFSAQFAILTYDSPSSPSPSHRSPSTLIVTTALTIALLRRSALIVAAPPSPSSSPSFSSSSSLCSIVSEEYTCVAEADFPIKVEDFFRYFFSDDAVNFNESLHKRCGDKEDSY from the exons ATGGTTGCACGGTTGTCTGACAGaccacataaaaatatttttttccctCTTCTCTTTAGCGCTCAATTTGCCATTCTCACCTACGACTCACCATCATCACCCTCTCCTTCTCACCGTTCGCCATCGACACTCATTGTCACCACTGCACTGACCATCGCTCTTCTTCGCCGTTCTGCACTAATCGTCGCTGCGCCGCCCTCGCCATCGTCATCTCCGTCCTTCTCATCATCGTCTTCTCTGTGCTCAATAg TCTCAGAAGAATACACATGTGTTGCAGAAGCTGATTTTCCG ATAAAGGTTGAAGACTTCTTTAGGTACTTTTTCTCAGATGATGCTGTAAACTTTAATGAGTCTCTCCATAAAAGATGTGGTGATAAAG AAGACAGCTACTAA
- the LOC107638460 gene encoding uncharacterized protein LOC107638460 isoform X3 → MVARLSDRPHKNIFFPLLFSAQFAILTYDSPSSPSPSHRSPSTLIVTTALTIALLRRSALIVAAPPSPSSSPSFSSSSSLCSIVSEEYTCVAEADFPIKVEDFFRYFFSDDAVNFNESLHKRCGDKENLCLCDILMSAI, encoded by the exons ATGGTTGCACGGTTGTCTGACAGaccacataaaaatatttttttccctCTTCTCTTTAGCGCTCAATTTGCCATTCTCACCTACGACTCACCATCATCACCCTCTCCTTCTCACCGTTCGCCATCGACACTCATTGTCACCACTGCACTGACCATCGCTCTTCTTCGCCGTTCTGCACTAATCGTCGCTGCGCCGCCCTCGCCATCGTCATCTCCGTCCTTCTCATCATCGTCTTCTCTGTGCTCAATAg TCTCAGAAGAATACACATGTGTTGCAGAAGCTGATTTTCCG ATAAAGGTTGAAGACTTCTTTAGGTACTTTTTCTCAGATGATGCTGTAAACTTTAATGAGTCTCTCCATAAAAGATGTGGTGATAAAG AAAATCTATGCTTATGTGACATTTTGATGTCTGCTATTTAA
- the LOC107638460 gene encoding uncharacterized protein LOC107638460 isoform X7, which translates to MGGAKVGSERPEFRRWNKQENWGRKTWKEATESTVPKIVGEGIYGVGPVLAALSAERREFYALYVQEGLDLSSNNRKKKEKKGFEKVLKIVEKSQKNTHVLQKLIFR; encoded by the exons ATGGGGGGAGCAAAAGTTGGATCAGAAAGGCCTGAGTTTAGAAGATGGAATAAGCAGGAAAATTGGGGTAGAAAGACTTGGAAAGAGGCCACAGAATCCACTGTGCCTAAGATTGTTGGTGAGGGAATCTATGGGGTTGGACCGGTTTTGGCTGCACTGTCGGCTGAACGTAGGGAATTCTATGCATTGTACGTGCAAGAAGGTTTGGATTTGAGTAGTAACAAtaggaagaaaaaggaaaagaaaggatTTGAGAAAGTTCTGAAGATTGTGGAAAAG TCTCAGAAGAATACACATGTGTTGCAGAAGCTGATTTTCCG ATAA